The following are encoded in a window of Desulfobulbaceae bacterium genomic DNA:
- a CDS encoding transcriptional activator RfaH, translated as MEKQWFIIRTKPHKEFVASTNYQNQGYHCYVPSILKTVTHAREKSAVVRAFFPGYLFLHLTDEEQDWAAISSTIGSLCPVKFGDRYPVVPDEIIAALRARESDDGYISLLNIRSIKEGQSVRVISGELEGLTGLFMTAKGADRALVLLDMLQRQVKSTVPIDLLEVV; from the coding sequence ATGGAAAAACAGTGGTTTATAATTCGAACAAAGCCGCATAAAGAGTTTGTAGCCTCTACTAATTATCAGAACCAGGGCTATCACTGTTATGTGCCATCGATTTTGAAGACAGTGACTCATGCACGGGAAAAATCAGCAGTTGTGCGGGCTTTTTTCCCTGGCTATCTTTTTTTACATTTAACTGACGAAGAGCAGGATTGGGCTGCAATAAGCAGTACAATCGGATCGTTATGCCCGGTCAAATTTGGTGATCGTTATCCCGTTGTCCCAGATGAGATTATTGCGGCGCTTAGAGCCCGAGAAAGTGATGATGGCTATATCTCATTGCTCAATATCCGCAGCATAAAAGAAGGGCAGAGCGTACGAGTTATCAGCGGTGAGTTGGAAGGCTTGACCGGCTTATTCATGACCGCCAAGGGTGCCGACCGTGCACTGGTTCTTCTTGATATGTTACAACGCCAGGTAAAAAGCACGGTGCCGATTGATTTACTTGAGGTTGTTTAA